One window of the Negativicutes bacterium genome contains the following:
- the tsaD gene encoding tRNA (adenosine(37)-N6)-threonylcarbamoyltransferase complex transferase subunit TsaD, with protein MSRRQLILGLETSCDETSAAVLQNGSKVLSNLISTQIPIHRLFGGVVPEIASRKHLEVVNQVIAEALQEAGVTLQDLTAIAVTCGPGLVGALLVGVSTAKALAYALEKPLVAVNHLEGHIYANFLEHPDLPFPALCLVVSGGHTDLIRIPEHGKLEILGSTRDDAAGEAFDKVARVLGLSYPGGPAVEKLAQAGNPNAYTLPLASINEHQEWSFSGLKTTVINLHHKAEQNGEVFNLADLAASFQQTVVQSLLANVEREMSRHRYASFMLAGGVAANQALRKAMHEIADLYQISFSVPSLTLCTDNGAMIAAAGYYKYLRGETADYYLNAYPDLQLGEAIAAVQEKKKVL; from the coding sequence ATGTCTAGGCGTCAATTAATCTTGGGCCTGGAGACTTCCTGCGATGAAACTTCAGCAGCTGTCCTGCAAAATGGCAGCAAAGTGCTGAGCAATCTCATCTCTACCCAGATTCCCATCCATCGCCTTTTTGGCGGTGTCGTGCCGGAGATTGCCTCCCGCAAGCATTTGGAAGTCGTCAATCAGGTGATTGCGGAAGCGCTGCAGGAAGCCGGGGTCACCCTGCAGGACTTAACCGCCATCGCGGTCACTTGCGGACCGGGTTTGGTAGGCGCTTTATTGGTTGGTGTCTCTACCGCCAAGGCGCTGGCTTACGCTTTAGAGAAACCTTTAGTGGCTGTGAATCATCTGGAAGGTCATATCTATGCCAATTTTCTGGAACATCCCGATCTGCCTTTTCCGGCGCTCTGCCTGGTGGTTTCCGGCGGGCATACCGATTTGATTCGGATTCCTGAACATGGTAAATTGGAAATTTTAGGCAGCACCCGCGATGACGCAGCCGGCGAAGCGTTTGATAAAGTGGCGCGCGTTTTGGGCTTATCCTATCCCGGCGGTCCTGCGGTGGAGAAGTTGGCCCAAGCAGGCAATCCGAATGCTTATACCCTGCCTTTGGCCAGCATCAATGAACACCAGGAATGGTCGTTCAGTGGGTTAAAGACAACGGTGATTAATTTACACCATAAGGCGGAACAAAACGGCGAGGTTTTCAATCTGGCTGATTTGGCTGCCTCTTTTCAGCAGACGGTTGTGCAATCCCTGCTGGCGAATGTGGAAAGGGAAATGAGCCGGCATCGCTATGCGTCTTTTATGCTGGCCGGCGGCGTAGCGGCCAACCAAGCGCTGCGCAAAGCCATGCATGAAATTGCCGATCTTTACCAAATTTCTTTCTCGGTTCCGTCTTTGACGCTCTGCACGGATAACGGTGCTATGATTGCTGCCGCTGGTTATTACAAATACCTGCGCGGAGAAACAGCCGATTACTATTTGAATGCTTATCCGGATTTACAGCTGGGTGAAGCGATAGCGGCTGTGCAAGAAAAGAAGAAGGTGCTGTAA
- the rimI gene encoding ribosomal protein S18-alanine N-acetyltransferase, translating into MNEVMKAQETFQIRAMKLEDLDQVMALEQRCFSMPWPRSAFQEELTKNPLAHYLVVTVRELVVGYAGIWLVFDEGHITNVAVDPAWRQRGLAKQLLSVLLANARGCNIVACTLEVRRSNLPALRLYQQFGFVEEGCREGYYTDNKEDALILWKRNMNDCAIREDWLIPEAEEEGKADV; encoded by the coding sequence ATGAACGAAGTGATGAAGGCGCAGGAGACGTTTCAGATCCGCGCCATGAAACTGGAAGATTTGGATCAGGTGATGGCTCTGGAACAGCGTTGTTTCAGTATGCCCTGGCCCAGAAGCGCTTTTCAGGAGGAGTTGACCAAAAATCCTTTGGCGCACTATTTGGTCGTGACGGTCCGGGAATTGGTGGTGGGGTACGCCGGAATTTGGCTGGTCTTTGATGAAGGTCACATTACCAACGTGGCAGTCGATCCCGCCTGGCGGCAGCGGGGCTTGGCCAAGCAATTGCTCAGCGTTTTACTGGCGAACGCCCGCGGCTGTAATATCGTCGCCTGTACCTTGGAAGTACGGCGCAGCAATCTGCCGGCCCTGCGGCTTTATCAGCAATTTGGTTTTGTCGAAGAAGGCTGCCGCGAAGGCTATTATACCGATAACAAAGAAGACGCGCTGATCCTCTGGAAGCGTAATATGAATGACTGTGCCATACGGGAAGATTGGCTGATTCCGGAAGCAGAGGAGGAGGGGAAAGCAGATGTCTAG
- the tsaB gene encoding tRNA (adenosine(37)-N6)-threonylcarbamoyltransferase complex dimerization subunit type 1 TsaB: MLLIAIDAATRYSGLALLQDETVLAECIISSGKTHSQRLLPALDFLLREAGYAITQIEAIVVTEGPGSFTGLRIGMSTAKGLAQGLNCPLVGVSTLEAWAAGFAGGNGLILPLLDARRGEFYTALYRRRDQQLETLIEPCQRKLTELAAMIQPYPELVWPIGDAMETYREAVLQVLGDRSRLAPDCQRLPRPAMLGTLGYHKLQKGQNTSLFALRLQYLRQSEAEVKRLARLAKE; encoded by the coding sequence ATGCTGCTGATTGCTATCGATGCCGCTACCCGTTATTCTGGTTTGGCTTTGCTGCAGGATGAAACCGTCTTGGCAGAATGTATCATCTCATCGGGAAAGACCCATTCGCAGCGTCTGCTGCCCGCCCTGGATTTTCTCTTGCGGGAAGCAGGTTATGCGATTACGCAGATTGAGGCGATTGTGGTGACGGAAGGGCCGGGGTCCTTTACCGGTTTACGGATTGGTATGAGTACGGCCAAAGGTTTGGCTCAGGGATTGAACTGTCCGCTGGTTGGCGTCTCGACTCTGGAAGCCTGGGCTGCCGGATTTGCCGGCGGTAATGGGTTGATTCTGCCTTTGCTGGACGCCAGACGCGGTGAATTTTATACAGCCCTGTATCGCCGCCGGGACCAGCAATTGGAAACACTGATCGAACCTTGTCAGCGAAAACTGACAGAACTGGCTGCGATGATCCAGCCCTATCCCGAGCTTGTTTGGCCGATCGGTGATGCCATGGAGACGTATCGGGAAGCAGTGCTGCAAGTATTGGGGGATCGCAGCCGCCTGGCGCCCGATTGTCAGCGTCTGCCGCGTCCGGCGATGCTGGGAACGCTGGGTTACCATAAGCTGCAAAAGGGTCAAAACACTTCGCTGTTTGCCCTGAGACTGCAGTATTTACGGCAATCGGAAGCGGAAGTGAAACGCTTAGCCCGTCTGGCCAAGGAGTAG